A segment of the Scophthalmus maximus strain ysfricsl-2021 chromosome 11, ASM2237912v1, whole genome shotgun sequence genome:
GGAAAAGCTTGACTGTGGAGGTTATGGCAAATTATGTGTTGAGGCCTAAGGACTTTTATCTTCCGAATCAGATATGGCTGCTTGCAGcagaaaaacttttttaaacacCTTCAGTGTCACCTACAGATTTTGAGCCCCGTGCTAAAAACGTTTTTTAAAggttacatttcttttcttttcttttcttaccaAGCGTCAGACAATCACGGAgatttacttacttactttacGAACATTTCACATACATCGTCCGATTTGTCTTCATGTGATGAACTCATCTATTTCTGCAGGCAGGACACAgcactagaaaaaaaaatcatggctTTACAGATACACAGAGGCCAAGTTGCGTTTCATTTCAAGGTCACGTTTACTCACTGGTTTTGTCAAATAATTGTATGAAAACtgttctttttgtaaaaaaagatttttaggtgaagccaatatatatatatgtatataaatacatatatatatatatatatatgtatatatatagcgGTTGTCATGAACCatcttttttaacatattttcagGTAGAGACAAAATGTCCTTTGTGCATTTGCTATCTATGGGtgtaaattatgtatttttttatgaaactgtttaataaattttattttatgaatgtttgcatttcatttcccGTGCACTTACGCACTGACACTTGCGTACCGTGCTGCAAATGGCTCAGGTCCTTCCTACATCCGGCCCGTGTACTCTCCACTgcgaggggcgggcagccaccgctcaactaaatcccATCAATCAAGAAAATGGCAAGTACATTTATAATTTAGCTTTCAATGACGCAGATAAAGTTATAATACTTTACACTCACCTGGGTCGAAAACTGTATCACATAATTACAAAAGTGCTTCACTCTGGCTATAGATGCCACCAATCTAGTGTCACTCATATTTTTCCAATGATCATCCAATGTCATTTTAACAATGCATACAGGCCTAAAGCTTTGTAAAATGTTCTCTTATGATTTATTACTCCTATGGTAGAATAACATTTCGGAAGTTGTATTTCGTAACGCTGAAGTTAATGGGATGTTGTTGTAATATTATTCTTTCTTGTGGCAGCTGCCGGATGATAATACAGGCCACGGCGTGGCACACCGAGTGGATGAAATAATGACAGCCCTTCGCGGTAGGTGTCAGGATTGGGATTGGAGGGATTGACCACaaaaagcactttacagtatgagtcacattcacccattcacacagcgctgatATTTaccgcgctttttctgtcacattcatacactgccagaagcaatttagggttaagtgccCAAGGCCACAGCGGCATGTGGACTGGGTGAAGCTGGGATTGAACAGCCGCCCTTCGGGTTGCTGGACGACCAACTCTTATCTCCTGAGCTACAGCGCCCGCAGGTTGTTTTTCACATTAGGCATTATTGCCCTGCACTGAACTTAAGTGACATTATACAGCTACTGCTGTccagtttttacatttaatcGTCTGTCCTGTGCCACGGACAAAGTCCATGATGATCCATCAAAGCAAACTTCATCTTACATTATCCTAGATCTCCCGGAAGTGGTTTAGTCAACGAAGGAGTGTGTGGAGAGTGACGGGCATTGTTGCCCCCGCTTGGGGGGAACCCTTCATCCATGATGTCGGCATCATCTTTTTCTGAGGACAGTGAAATTGAGATGGTATGTGTTTATTAGCCATAGTCAGTCATAGTTCATTCATGGATGTTTAGAATACAGAATTTGCACGATGTATCGCTTGTCTGTGCttgaatcaaaatgtaaaatgggTCAGTATTAAAGTTATCTGACTTGATACTGTAGGTAACTTGTGTCTCACACAGTCATGTAAATTATGGATTTTCGCCCAGAGATGGTGTGTGGATGTTTTCAAGACAGGGATGTGACGTATGCCTGCTCtcatgtatatattaatatctctgtctctgtcttttcttaATTCCTCTTATATACAGTAACCCTGGGCTGGCAGCAAAGCGACAGTTCCGAAGAAGGCCTTCCTGCTGTTGATCTGATCTCTGATGGCAATTTTTGCCCAGGAGCTGGCTGTCTGAGAGTTCACAAAGGAGGTCCTTGCACAGTCCCCCCTGACTGGAAAGTCTGTGAAAGGTGGACCCCCGAAAAGAGAGCTGGATGTTACCAAAGTGCAGGCCATTACAGGTATGTTATTGTCTTGGGTTATGTTTTAGTTggaaagcttcttttttttatttttaatgcatCAGAATCACATGGAGATTGACGTAAGAATTAGGGTTAGAATCAGAAATATTtaacctttgcaaaattcatcagTAACTGGTGTCGGCggcgtggagctgctgctggggcggAGACGCCGGCTGTTCTGGGCGGTGAAGGAATTGCCGAACATTCGCGCCGGTCCGCCCactccttcagcagcagctccgcgTCACGTCAGCTTTTCCAGCATCCAGCATCCAGTCCCTCAGCAGATCGCTCTGGCGACTTCCGCCTCGTCCTCGCGGGCCGCCGCCGGTTACTGATGAATTTCGCGTAGTTAGGGAGCAGGGAGAACATTTCTACAGGGCAGAAgctgcataaaataaaataaaacacacacaataaatatcacaactaacaaaaaaaaaaggcgttcCCGCAGGCCTGGGGCGACCTCCGGAGTGACCATTTGAGGAGGCATGGCGGCGACCGTGGGGGGACCTCCTGATGGGGGGACCCCGGGGGGGGCTCCTGATGGGGGGACCCTGGGGGGGCCTCCTGATGACAGAACAAGGTGGAGAAGAGAAAGGTGTAGAGATGAGATAACGGGTAACAGGCCTCGCCACGATCTATGGCGAGTCGATGGAATGTCAGAAACCTCTAAGATCTGAATGAAAATAgtgtaaagaaatgaaaagagattcATGGTTTCGTTAAAAATGATCTGGTCGATGCGTTACCTGTCCCGACCGGTGGGTCCACATCGCTGCTGAGGTCCGAGTCCGTCACTTCGATGATGTAGCGCTGGAACCTGGACACAAGACAAGCGGGAATGTAGGGCTGAAGGTACCAAAGACCGTGCCCTGCTCTAATTCAAACACTGAATGTTCTACTTGACAATAAACATTATTGTCAGACATGTTCGGCCTCATCTGCCATCAACTGTTTATGAGATAAATACAAACAATCGTATATTGTTAGCATTATTTGAAGTATCAGCCGGTCACTGTCAATCACTGCTGAATGATGGAAAATATACTCACATcctttacttaagtaaaagctGCAATACTTCAATGTTAAAATACTCCCACACAAGTAAATTCTTGCACTTAAAATTCTACTTGAGTAAAAAGTATGGAAAACAACCAGGGAACCACTGGTGTAATATCAACTTGAATATGAAAGTTAACTAGTAGCTACTGTGACTGTCACAGATGTAGTGAGAGGAAGATGTAAAATGTGGTGGAGTGGAAGTACCTGAAAATTGGACTCAAATATGGTACTTGACATAAAATACCAATATCCTTATATTTGTCATGTTCGGACTCCTGTGTTACTGTACCTGAGATGCTGGggcacctctctcctcctctttcttgtCTCTCGTATTTCCTGAACACAGGGTGAGAAATAAGGGGTTGATACTGTCGATGGAGCGGTGGCTGaataaaagtcttttcagagagaaaaagtagGGGCCTCTATCTGCCCGCTCACCTTCTTAGCTTCCTCgatctccctcctgctcctctccggATCTCTTTTCTggcaagagacagaaacatcatTATTCCACCTGGTTCAGGCTGGAGTagcagtgatttgtcacaggtGCAGTGTGGGATCCAAGACCTTGACCCTCTGCATGGCATTGTCCATTCTGTTCCTCTGCTCTGGCGTGTAGTGCCGCTGCATCAAACTTTCTGAATCCTTGAGCACAAAGTAAAACGGATGGACAGGAGAGGAGTCATTTATGAGGCACCGACTTTACACATGAAAGGTGGTGTAATGTTCCCAAAACATACAGCGCTGCATTGTTATTAAATCTGCGCGTCTGTCCCGTCTCACCTTGCGCAAGTGTGggagatgtttcttttgtatcTGTTTTTCGAGCTACAGAACATTTGTAAGAATTCTGTTTGATTGCCATGAATTTCCTACCGTCGGATTGATGCTATAACTTTGAGCCTCAAGTTCTTCCTGGGAGCAAAAACACTGTCGCTGTGACTGCACCGGTTGctggtgaaatatgaaaacacactcTGACCACCTTCAGGTATTGCATTCGGATggtgttcatctctctctcttgcggTCGTCCCTCACCACCTGGGGCGCGTCAGACAGCTACACAGCAGGAAGACGGAGGTCAGCTCACGGCACCGGAAAAAATAGATTCTACTCAGACCTTGAAACATGTAGAGACAAGAATCAATGTGATGTTGGTGTAACTCTGTGtccagtgtgcgtgtgtgtccgcTCACATCTCGGTGGTAGTCTGCCAGGTGCTGTTCAGGGTCTTTCAGGTCCCGCCTCCTCTCTGCGCTTTTGACCTTTATACAGACAGAACggtgcaaacacagacagacacgcacgaAGACAAATCAAGTCCAGTTGCAGCATCGGAACAGTTCAGGTGTTGTTTCCAGTCTCTATGTTAATGTTAGAAAAAAACTTGTCTGCTGGAAATATCTCTCCAGTTTCACGTATGTGTCACCACGTCTGAGGGGTTGCAATGATTCTGTCCATTTTCACTTTAACACAAGCAGACAACGACTGATGTCCACACCCTGCTGATCACCACAGCTGATCACTTgagacaaaacatgcaagacgaacacatgtaaaaaaaaaaaaaactaaatccaacaACCCACCTGTTGGGAGTTGAGACTCGCCGGTTGCCTTAGGTCGACTCGTGTACACCAACTGTAGAAGGAAAAAGTTCCACGGTGCTCTGGTGCAAAAGATGAAACGGAAATGTGTGTagagtattattattatggagTATTCTACGGTAAGAGAACCATGAAGCTCGGTCGGCTCTTAAAACCTCAACTTCAAAGCCACTAACCAACTTCAGAGCCACTAACCCACTTCAGAGCCACTAACCCACTTCAGAGCCACTAACCCACTTCAGAGCCACTAACCCACTTCAGAGCCACTAACCCACTTCAGAGCCGACCCACTAGAACATCCTCTCAGCCTTCTCCTCCACTCCATCTTCCAACGCCTGGCGAACAGCCGATATTCCAGTGGGTCTCCCTTGAACACGGGAACGTTCTGAAGGGGCAGAGGTTCTAGTCTCTGCTGATTAGTAAACATCCCAGCAACACCCCCTGGAAGTGAAGTTAAAAATTACACCGTAGCCTACCAGATCATTGCCATCACTTTTACAGAAGAACGCAATAATGATCCAATTATCTTTTATGGGTGCTTAGATATGGCATCGTCTACTGTGCATATGAACATGACGCAGATCGTGGTCTATTAAGTTAGTTCAGAGAAGactacttttttcccctcacataCTCATTGTAGTCTTCATTGACaagttgccatggtaactggATCAAGCCATATGCAAAGCGTGTAAAACTAATTTCACACAAGCTACTTCTAATTTTGTGTCAGCATCACAAGACCTTTAGGATTAAAAGTTGTCAAAATcctgagttttttttcagaggcccttttcattattattatttttttaacgtttGTTCTTGTTCGTTCTTCTTTCTCATCagcattcatattttcattattttactcGATTCACTGGCACAATGACTAACATggacatattcatatataactTCTTGTCtattattataactataatAGACAAGAAGAtaactattattaatattattaatactactcatttctatttatttgttaGTATATCATTGTTCTTCCTCCTGGGTCCCAGACATTATCACACCTCAAAATACATccatattaattaattaattaaataaattatttttattcaattgtTGCTatcattttttggtttgtttaaacATTCGTTCTCTACATCACTATCATGAATATGAATTACTGTATTTGTCCTTTGTCCCCCAATTAATCTATTtctttaaatctattttttaaacaactggAATCCAGTCTTCATCAATCATTCAAATAActttaaaattcttttttttttaatacgaCATTagttatatttaattatttaaatgaaacctttacaccccagcccgtccaaCCCGCTCTGCTACTCCCAGTTCAGACCGCACCTTTGtccttcaataaaaaaaaagaaaagtatattCTAAAATGGAGCAGTAATGGAGTAAGGGGTGAGCTAAACAAATGTACTTACATTGTTATGTTAGTATTGAGTGTTCTTGTCCAGGTATGAACACTCATACACACCCTGACTATATTTTGTTAAAGCTTATATTATAAACAGCAAAAGGAGAAGAATAACAGACACATCTGAAAATTCAGACTTTTATTCAGTAACCACTCATTGCAACACTTGgcattaaaataatgtttgtcatacagtacagtgcaagaaaaaaatacagttgcaGTCAAGAACTAAATACAACCATCATCGATACTGTCCAATGACAATAAACTGCCTCGAGgaactgaccaatcagagcacagtATGAGATTCAgaatactttattaatcccaaaggggcaatacatttttacagtcCATCCCAtccatgtaaataaataaaaacaacaaaaacaaaatcaacagatAAATAACGAGAGCAATCAAACATCAACATGCCAGTGACAACAAGTGCGCGGGTTGCGTTCAGTAGACTGATACCTGAAGGAACAAATGAATTGCCGTAACAATCAGTTTTCGTGCAGGCACATGATAGCGCCAGCCTGACGGCATAACTACAAATTCACTGGAGTGCATGGTCGAGTTGGGTGATTACTTTTTTCTTGAATTCCATTTCTGTCCAGTTCAATCCCCATAGAGCCcaatgttaaaatgcccaactttacagcagaatcagacattaaacaacattttacagCCTGGTAGAAAAACAAGTTTTGATCCCAATGGCTAATTCGAAGTTAGGGAGGTAAAAAATGGTTGAACTTTAAAGTTAAAAGGCTTAAAGTCGGTTAGCTCACTGAGTAGCGTCAGCGCCCCATTTACAGAGGATTGAGGCCTGCATGGGTCGCAGATTTGACCCCGGCCCTttgctgcatgtcttcccctTTACGCTAAATACTGTCCACTCCAAGGAAACAACATGGTGTAGTTTTCTGCCTCTGGGTTACAACATATGCGTCTTATCttccttttactttcttttcccccttgtgTCTCTACAGTAACCATGGCGGCAGCATTTGTGCCATCTGATGAAGGTAAAAATTAACCAGAACCACCATCGACTCACAATGCACAGATGATCTCAAaatacatcccccccccccccccccccccccccccccggaggtCAATAAGGTTTGTGTTATCAAATCTTATTCATACTGTTGCATGTGGTTTTATATTGCGGTGCCTCGCTCTGCCTAGTGAGCTGTGTACTTGACACACAAGAGCagaattaaaacataaaagtaaaatgtaatttgtttatGCAGTGATGAGACGCAAAATATACAGAACCTCACAATAGGAATGATGTAAATTGGTGATGTGCCTTTTTAgacaatttgttttattttgtggacAGTGTTActtcaatttgtttttggaaTATGACACTTTTTCGTCCGGAGATCCGTAGGCaacagctgttttttaaattaagtaaATTCTTTATTGTAGGTAATGCTGATCTTTGAAAGGTCTTGGTCTAGATGCTTATTTCTTTGCCTGTGTCTCTTTCCCTTCAGCCACTGACTTCACTGGGCAAATGCCTGACGCGCCTGTCACTCAGATGTGCAAGGACCTGTGTCTCAGTCTCCTCGTCCGAACACATAAAAAACAGtctttgtataaaaaaaatggacgtggtctccaggtctggaaagtgaagccaatgcataGTGACTCAGACCTGTACTCTGCAATGGCCAACAGATGGCGACTCAACTTGTTGAGTCTATGACATGTCTATGAGAAAATGcctcgacttctcacttgatttaaaacctcagtaaacattttcataagGAGTGTATGGTTCAATATCCAGTTTCAAAACTGGAGGAACTGCGGCTGCAGCTGGAAACgcagatacaaaaaaagaaacatcttacACACTTGCACAAGGTGAGACGGGACAGACGCGCAGATTTAATAACAATGCAGCGCTGTATGTTTTGGGCAACATGACAACACTTTTCAGTGCCTCATAAAggatttctctcctcttcatccgtTCTATTTTGTCCTCAAGGATTCAGATGAAGTGCTCAGATCTTACACTCCGAAGCAGAGAACCACAATGCAGGCGGCCATTCAGAGAGTGAAGGTCTTGGATCCCACACTGCACCTTTGACAAATCCAAtttagatgaaaaataaaaaataatttctccaTTAGAAAATATATGGTTTACTTCCATGTTATTAAACTATACAGTCATGTCTAAAAAGTACATAGaacaatgacaaataacaaTTCAATACCTCAACGCACCTGTAGGAGTAGCGAGGGACAGTCAGTACCATCACAGGCCGCCAGGCGCTCTTCTCTCAGTCCCCTGCAGCGGGtcataaaatatgcaaatgaggacaaaatcaaatttaacaGACTAAAACGGCCAAAACACACGTAAATACTCAGAAATGTGTTAATAAGTATGTCGTTACAATTATTTACGGTtcaagaatttaaaaataaaaaaaagacctctAACACGTCTTACCTGCACAACAGCTAACCAAGTTTAGCCGGGAAGATGCAACTGCGTCACAGCGCCATTGTGTTAATTGTCCTCGAGGGCTTATTAAAATGCACAACCACCCGTAAAACACGGGAACATCTCAATACACCAATAATATCAACATCCAATCATTTTAAGGTCATTAACGCGTGGGACAGTAAAGAGAAGGGGTGAGCTAATGAGGCTAGCATCTAAGCTAACGTCGACCTTAGCTGGCCGCCATCTTAGCTACGTATCTTTCGCTCAACCAGCTAAGTAGATGAAGAAACGTTTGCTCGTGGTGAAAGTTTTACCTGGCAAACTTttgtccgttttttttctcatcgGCCCCGGTGGTGTTGTCGATCAGTTGTCAGTTGTTTGGCCGCTTCACCGTGTTCgtagaggggggagaaagaagcgACAGTCTCTCTCCCGCTTCTTGTTGAAACCGCGTCTCTGACTGGCTGAGACTGTGAGGTGTTCACGGACCCTCGTACGTTTCACATCACCCAGGATTCACTGCTaacttgaactttttttttgtcttgtcacATGGTTTGTTTGAAAAGATAAAAGACGATAACAAAGGCgtattttttgataaatgttccAATATCAATGCATTAAAAGATAGTGAGGCACATATTACTCATCTAGTAAGACCACATCAACCTCTGGTGAAATGGTTTTTGTGTACTTGTACATTCATCTTGATTTGTTGTGTGCATtgaatatttgatatattgtAATGCACTTCAAAGTACCATTATTTATTATCACAAAGTATGTGTTttagtcgctttggacaaaagcgttagctaaatcaatgtaatgtaattcacTTATATTGTTATAAGTTAGTATTGTGTGTAGTTGTTGCAAGTATGTACACTCATCCACACCctcattatattttttcatagaaTATGGAAAATCTAGTTTAAAGGTCGCCAACCTCGCCGTTAAACGCAGAAACagcaaaaggaagaaataaaagagacaCACAACTGAAAATGAGACTTTTACTCAGTAACCGCTCATTGCAACGCTTGacattaaaatctgtttttttatacagtacagtgcaaaaaaaatacctttgcAGTCAAGAAGTAAATAcaatcattattatcatcatcgaTACTCTCCTATGAGAAGGACGGCTGGCTCGAGGAACTGACCACTCAGAGCACAGTACATGATTAGAACATTAAAGGCCACTGACAGACTGGACATGattcatgttgtcatgttgtaaacacacacacacacacacacacacacacacacacacacacacacacacacacacacacacacacacacacacacacacacacacacacacacacacacacacacacacacacacacacacacacacacacacacacacacacacacacacacacacacacacacacacacacacacacacacacacagcatataaacagcaatttaaaaatgcatttttgattcATAGGTCAAATGTAATATGGACAGTataaaatacgttttttttgcGAGTGTGTACATTGTTATCTTCATCGTCAGCAGTAAATAAACATCGATGACAACAGTTATATCGATGGTGGCAGCGAGAGGACAAAACACTTCAGCGTCACTCGATGGTGATCCAGCGACTCATTGGCAAAACAGTGTCCATAcaagtggagggggaggggcttacACCCCAGTACTAACTGGCTGATTGGCTGTGAGAGGGCGGAGACACGcccagcattaaaaaaaaaaaggctactgGCTGTGCTCTTTGAGAACGTGAGGGAGACGCAAACGGAGAAAGAAGGACAGtaaggcagagaggaggagctgagctcATCGCAGAAGAACTGACCAATCTAGAAGACGTAGATCTTATCTCTCTGGACGGTGTCGAGGTCGTCATCCATGGTCAGCAGGACCTGAGAGGGAACAGGAGATCGAAAAATTAAAGAAGTTCCACCCAGACACAAGTATTTCTGAATCATCAACGCAACATTGA
Coding sequences within it:
- the LOC118299061 gene encoding uncharacterized protein LOC118299061 isoform X2, which produces MFTNQQRLEPLPLQNVPVFKGDPLEYRLFARRWKMEWRRRLRGCSSGSALKWVSGSEVEHRGTFSFYSWCTRVDLRQPASLNSQQVKSAERRRDLKDPEQHLADYHRDLSDAPQVQPVQSQRQCFCSQEELEAQSYSINPTDSESLMQRHYTPEQRNRMDNAMQRVKKRDPERSRREIEEAKKEIRETRKRRREVPQHLRFQRYIIEVTDSDLSSDVDPPVGTGAPPGVPPSGGPPTVAAMPPQMVTPEVAPGLRERLFFLLVVIFIVCVLFYFMQLLPCRNVLPAP
- the LOC118299061 gene encoding uncharacterized protein LOC118299061 isoform X1; translated protein: MFTNQQRLEPLPLQNVPVFKGDPLEYRLFARRWKMEWRRRLRGCSSGSALKWVSGSEVEHRGTFSFYSWCTRVDLRQPASLNSQQVKSAERRRDLKDPEQHLADYHRDLSDAPQVQPVQSQRQCFCSQEELEAQSYSINPTDSESLMQRHYTPEQRNRMDNAMQRVKKRDPERSRREIEEAKKEIRETRKRRREVPQHLRFQRYIIEVTDSDLSSDVDPPVGTGGPPRVPPSGAPPGVPPSGGPPTVAAMPPQMVTPEVAPGLRERLFFLLVVIFIVCVLFYFMQLLPCRNVLPAP